A single genomic interval of Spinacia oleracea cultivar Varoflay chromosome 6, BTI_SOV_V1, whole genome shotgun sequence harbors:
- the LOC110781913 gene encoding protein FAR1-RELATED SEQUENCE 5-like: protein MENLIRSVIQSTQRIQVHVEPDIQDATMEDVLNNCIEINALAQEREEEEAMEAEEQHIISDYEEPDQDIVGTLMGYTAETVEELLGFYEKHASEVGFSIRKGNTRFKVGTRIVLEKTYVCSAAGVTNNGKNKKKKVQTFVPVVPKKERKPRQVSITRTQCRACLRVKMNSEGRYEVVNHVIMHNHDLTRSQWHYLHRSERQITEEKREAIETMQKSGLSSTASFNYMAIEAGGEENLGHSKKDHLNYCTRLKMKQIERGDAQAVTDIMYLELEGDPNFFFRFRLDEKGKLRSLFWRDSMMMEDYGIFGDIVVFDTTYRTNRYNLICAPIVGINNHWNNCMFDCAFIGDEKIESFVWLLQTFKKSMGGKSPISIFTDQDAAMNNAINQVFPDSRHRLCVWNLHQNAITRFGALKRDPTFKKTFNYCLYKCVTVVEFETNWRSMLQQYELIGEEWFTNVYDLREKWCPALSKDFFSAGILSSQRSESTNHAIGFRANRTTSLTDFYRLFKGTIQRWRSTEKQAEFSCSKSVPSSALPLSGLLKHASEFYTLSLFRDFEEEFGYSIATTAKLIWKQENTEFYVVSIDEEPWSAQRVTYIHESQTVSCTCKNFEASGWLCYHYIRILHLHSVNRIPEQYIKKRWTKSAKSSVWNKLENEKPEEVQYTPWRQTMARKYYNLILKSQSNEETRTLMEDGYAASVSLVDELLASLSVSNTDDASTTETSATAAPETSATAAPETNATSAYETNSAPTGTHATTTSDTSVQQETSSEPATNTATEPPMVLDPERCTTKGRNKRPRGPFVKKKKGKTAAPPTADFGTITPNLRLF from the exons AACCGGATCAAGATATTGTTGGAACACTGATGGGATACACTGCTGAAACAGTGGAGGAACTTCTAGGTTTCTACGAAAAACATGCTAGTGAGGTTGGATTTTCCATAAGGAAAGGAAACACGAGATTCAAAGTTGGGACAAGAATCGTGCTTGAAAAGACATATGTTTGTTCAGCAGCAGGAGTAACAAACAAtggaaagaacaaaaagaaaaaagtgcaAACATTTGTTCCTGTAGTgcccaaaaaagagagaaaaccaAGGCAAGTTTCGATCACGAGAACTCAATGTAGGGCTTGCTTGAGAGTGAAAATGAATTCTGAAGGCAGATATGAGGTTGTTAATCATGTGATAATGCACAACCATGATTTAACTAGAAGTCAATGGCACTACTTGCATAGATCTGAAAGGCAAATAACGGAAGAGAAGAGGGAGGCAATTGAAACTATGCAAAAATCTG GTCTGTCATCCACGGCTTCCTTTAACTACATGGCAATTGAAGCTGGAGGTGAAGAAAATTTGGGACACTCGAAGAAAGACCATCTAAATTACTGCACGAggttaaaaatgaagcaaatagAAAGAGGTGATGCACAAGCAGTAACTGACATAATGTATTTAGAGCTTGAAGGTGACCCAAACTTCTTTTTTAGATTTAGATTGGATGAAAAAGGTAAATTGAGGAGTTTGTTTTGGAGGGACTCTATGATGATGGAAGACTATGGAATTTTTGGAGATATAGTGGTTTTTGACACAACGTATAGAACAAACAGGTATAACCTAATTTGTGCTCCAAtagttggaataaacaaccactggaacaattgcatgtttgattGTGCATTCATAGGAGATGAAAAGATTGAGTCGTTTGTGTGGCTTCTacaaactttcaaaaagtcaatGGGGGGAAAAAGTCCAATATCAATCTTTACAGATCAAGATGCAGCAATGAACAATGCCATCAATCAG GTCTTTCCAGATTCAAGACACAGATTATGTGTATGGAATTTGCATCAGAATGCTATTACCAGATTTGGGGCATTGAAACGAGATCCAACTTTTAAGAAGACATTCAACTATTGCTTGTATAAGTGTGTCACAGTAGTTGAATTTGAAACCAATTGGAGATCAATGCTGCAACAATATGAGCTGATAGGGGAAGAGTGGTTTACAAATGTATACGATTTGAGAGAAAAATGGTGCCCTGCGCTAAGCAAAGACTTCTTTTCAGCTGGGATTTTGTCTTCACAACGAAGTGAAAGCACTAATCACGCCATCGGATTTAGAGCAAACAGAACAACAAGTTTAACTGATTTCTATAGATTGTTCAAAGGTACAATACAGCGTTGGAGAAGTACAGAAAAGCAAGCTGAATTCTCTTGTAGTAAATCGGTTCCATCCTCGGCTTTACCACTATCTGGATTGCTGAAACATGCATCAGAATTTTACACATTGTCACTATTCAGAGACTTTGAGGAGGAATTTGGATATTCAATTGCAACAACAGCAAAATTAATTTGGAAACAAG AAAATACTGAATTCTATGTTGTGTCCATTGATGAAGAACCTTGGTCTGCACAGAGAGTAACATACATCCACGAGAGCCAAACAGTATCATGTACGTGTAAAAACTTTGAAGCTTCAGGATGGTTGTGCTACCACTACATTAGGATATTGCACCTTCATTCGGTTAACCGGATTCCAGAACAGTACATCAAAAAGAGGTGGACAAAATCTGCCAAGTCATCAGTTTGGAACaaattagaaaatgaaaaacCAGAAGAGGTGCAGTACACACCTTGGCGCCAAACCATGGCTAGGAAATACTACAACCTTATCTTGAAAAGCCAGTCAAATGAGGAGACAAGAACCCTTATGGAGGATGGTTATGCCGCTAGTGTGTCTCTGGTTGATGAACTTCTAGCGTCATTAAGTGTTTCAAACACTGACGACGCTTCAACCACAGAAACAAGTGCAACAGCAGCACCTGAAACAAGTGCAACAGCAGCACCTGAAACAAATGCAACATCAGCATATGAAACAAACTCAGCACCAACAG GTACTCATGCAACAACAACAAGTGATACAAGTGTACAACAAGAAACAAGTTCTGAACCTGCAACAAACACAGCAACTGAACCTCCTATGGTGTTGGATCCTGAACGTTGCACAACAAAAGGAAGGAACAAAAGACCACGAGGACCATTTGTCAAAAAGAAGAAGGGAAAAACTGCAGCGCCTCCAACAGCAGACTTTGGAACAATAACTCCAAATTTGAgattattttga
- the LOC130463447 gene encoding RING-H2 finger protein ATL51-like, with translation MDINQILNLLTPIFVICIYCFPCVSLYIVGCCIRRRRSNSNLAVNVTAPQAVIVLANPRQPQGQGRLGDVQLQRPTGNVESVVIDVEKLMEISRNCADCAICLDSFNIGINSDVDDHHHDNNGGVKTLEHCGHRFHSFCIDEWITKHQNCPLCRTFIQSTTVPAQIMPLIILSNYIIQVSIDIPPLGSRGVGLYLLLHSVVYHKADNRIKNPVTLVSELI, from the exons ATGGATATTAATCAGATATTAAACCTATTAACTCCAATATTTGTGATCTGCATATATTGTTTCCCTTGTGTATCGCTTTACATAGTTGGATGTTGTATCCGGCGTAGGAGGTCAAACTCCAACCTTGCTGTCAACGTAACAGCTCCTCAGGCTGTCATTGTGTTGGCCAACCCACGACAACCTCAGGGTCAGGGTCGTCTAGGGGATGTCCAATTGCAGAGGCCAACGGGCAATGTAGAATCAGTGGTGATAGACGTGGAGAAATTGATGGAAATATCTCGGAATTGCGCTGATTGTGCGATATGTTTGGATAGTTTCAACATCGGAATAAACAGCGATGTCGATGatcatcatcatgataataatgGTGGTGTTAAGACTCTGGAGCATTGCGGGCATAGGTTTCATAGTTTTTGTATTGACGAATGGATAACAAAGCACCAAAACTGCCCTCTTTGTCGAACTTTTATACAATCTACTACTGTACCTGCACAGATTATGCCGCTAATTATCTTGAGTAATTATATAATTCAAGTGTCAATCGATATTCCTCCTCTCGGCTCTCGGGGAGTTGGACT CTATCTCCTTCTTCATTCTGTGGTTTATCACAAAGCTGATAACAGGATTAAGAATCCTGTAacattggtatcagagctaatTTGA